A window of Bos taurus isolate L1 Dominette 01449 registration number 42190680 breed Hereford chromosome 8, ARS-UCD2.0, whole genome shotgun sequence contains these coding sequences:
- the LOC618947 gene encoding interferon alpha-B-like has translation METMGSYLRHRPEGRSSENLESRFRVTHLPRPQASARSPMAPAWSLLLALLLLSCNATCSLGCHLPHTHSLPNRRVLMLLRQLRRVSPSSCLQDRNDFAFPQEALGGSQLQKAQAISVLHEVTQHTFQLFSTEGSAAVWDKSLLDKLHAALDQQLTDLQACLRQEEGLRGAPLLNEDSSLAVRKYFHRLTVYLQEKRHSPCAWEVVRAQIMRAFSSSTNLQERFRRKD, from the coding sequence ATGGAAACCATGGGCTCCTACTTAAGACACAGGCCTGAAGGAAGGTCTTCAGAGAATCTAGAGAGCAGGTTCAGAGTCACCCACCTCCCCAGGCCACAAGCATCTGCAAGGTCCCCGATGGCCCCAGCCTGGTCCTTActcctggccctgctgctgctcagCTGCAACGCCACCTGCTCTCTGGGCTGCCACCTGCCTCACACCCACAGCCTGCCCAACAGGAGGGTCCTGATGCTCCTGAGACAACTGAGGAgggtctccccttcctcctgcctgcaGGACAGAAATGACTTCGCATTCCCCCAGGAGGCGCTGGGTGGCAGCCAGTTGCAGAAGGCTCAAGCCATCTCTGTGCTCCACGAGGTGACCCAGCACACCTTCCAGCTTTTCAGCACAGAGGGCTCGGCCGCTGTGTGGGACAAGAGCCTCCTGGACAAGCTCCATGCTGCACTGGATCAGCAGCTCACTGACCTGCAAGCCTGtctgaggcaggaggaggggctgcGAGGGGCTCCCCTACTCAACGAGGACTCCAGCCTGGCTGTGAGGAAATACTTCCACAGACTCACTGTCTATCTGCAAGAGAAGAGACACAGCCCTTGTGCCTGGGAGGTTGTCAGAGCACAAATCATGAGAGCCTTCTCTTCCTCAACCAACTTGCAGGAGAGATTCAGGAGAAAGGACTGA
- the LOC515485 gene encoding interferon omega-1, whose protein sequence is MAVMLSLLMALVLVSYGPGGSLGCDLSQNHVLVGRKNLRLLGQMSRLSPRFCLQDRKDFTFPQEIVEGGQLQEAQAISVLHEMLQQTVNLFHTERFSAAWDTTLLEQLRIGLHQQLDDLDACLGQGMEEQNSALGRMSPTLAMKRYFQSIHVYLQEKEYSDCTWEIVRVEMMRSFSSSASLQERLR, encoded by the coding sequence ATGGCCGTCATGCTCTCTCTACTGATGGCCCTGGTGCTGGTCAGCTACGGCCCGGGAGGATCCCTGGGCTGTGACCTGTCTCAGAACCACGTGCTGGTTGGCAGGAAGAACCTCAGGCTCCTGGGCCAAATGAGCAGGCTCTCTCCTCGCTTCTGTCTACAGGACAgaaaagacttcactttcccccaggagatagtggagggcggCCAGCTCCAGGAGGCCCAGGCCATCTCTGTGCTCCACGAGATGCTCCAGCAGACCGTCAACCTCTTCCACACAGAGCGCTTCTCTGCTGCCTGGGACACCACCCTCCTAGAGCAGCTCCGCATTGGACTCCATCAGCAGCTGGATGACCTGGACGCCTGCCTGGGGCAGGGGATGGAAGAGCAAAACTCTGCCCTGGGAAGGATGAGCCCCACACTGGCCATGAAGAGGTATTTCCAGAGCATCCATGTCTACCTGCAAGAGAAGGAATACAGCGACTGCACCTGGGAAATCGTCAGAGTGGAGATGATGAGATCCTTCTCTTCATCAGCCAGCTTGCAAGAAAGGTTAAGATGA
- the IFNW1 gene encoding interferon omega-1 precursor: protein MAFVLSLLMALVLVSYGPGGSLGCDLSPNHVLVGRQNLRLLGQMRRLSPRFCLQDRKDFAFPQEMVEVSQFQEAQAISVLHEMLQQSFNLFHKERSSAAWDTTLLEQLLTGLHQQLDDLDACLGLLTGEEDSALGRTGPTLAMKRYFQGIHVYLQEKGYSDCAWEIVRLEIMRSLSSSTSLQERLRMMDGDLKSP, encoded by the coding sequence ATGGCCTTCGTGCTCTCTCTACTGATGGCCCTGGTGCTGGTCAGCTATGGCCCGGGAGGATCCCTGGGCTGTGACTTGTCTCCGAACCACGTGCTGGTTGGCAGGCAGAACCTCAGGCTCCTGGGCCAAATGAGGAGACTCTCCCCTCGCTTCTGTCTGCAGGACAGAAAAGACTTTGCTTtcccccaggagatggtggaggtcAGCCAGTTCCAGGAGGCCCAGGCCATTTCTGTGCTCCATGAGATGCTCCAGCAGAGCTTCAACCTCTTCCACAAAGAGCGCTCCTCTGCTGCCTGGGACACTACCCTCCTGGAGCAGCTCCTCACTGGACTCCATCAGCAGCTGGATGACCTGGATGCCTGTCTGGGCCTGTTGACTGGAGAGGAAGACTCTGCCCTGGGAAGGACGGGCCCCACACTGGCCATGAAGAGGTACTTCCAGGGCATCCATGTCTACCTGCAAGAGAAGGGATACAGCGACTGTGCCTGGGAAATCGTCAGACTGGAAATCATGAGATCCTTGTCTTCATCAACCAGCTTGCAAGAAAGGTTAAGAATGATGGATGGAGACCTGAAATCACCTTGA